In Quercus lobata isolate SW786 unplaced genomic scaffold, ValleyOak3.0 Primary Assembly Scq3eQI_275, whole genome shotgun sequence, the DNA window gaaaacaaatttaaatctTCTTGGATGTTATATGGTCTTGGATGGTTTGTTTGTAAGAGTTTTTAACTAGgattttgaaacacaaaaagaCATTTAGCAAACTTTAAGGATTTTACATAGGGTTCTTATATATGACAAGACTAAACCAGTTACTATCATAAAGAAACTAAAACCTAAGATGTAGTATTAAGAAAATAGCCTAAGATGGGTCCCATTTGATCCCCATATTCAATTtagacaatttaaaaaaaaaaatattttgtctttAAGCTTGTTTGCTATTGATAAAGCATTATTTTTGCTAATGGattcaattttaatttggaTACTTGTTTGTATGAATTGTTTGTGCAGGGCTGCTTTAAAGCATTTGAAGATAGACCGTCTCAAGAAATATGAGTACTGCTTGCCTTGTTAGTTCTCAAACTTCTTATTGATCTTTGCTTGGATGATGAACATCTTTTTATCAATGACTTCAATgtaaaaagttcaaatatggATTAAAATTTCTGTGTTTCTTTCGTTGGCAACTATGTAGACAATCCTGGAAGATTcagaataagatatattttactTGGCCATATTTAATCACTTTATTTGGTTATTAAGGCGTACAAAGATTCCCTTCATGTTTATCTCTGTTCCATAACATGTTACTTTGCTAGCATCTGATGTGCTTCATTATTTTGGCAGATTTCTACCAGCCATTCAAGGAAGATGAACTTGAGCAAAGCACTGAGGTTCAGATAATTTTCCCAGTAGAACCAAAGCCGGTAAGTTACAAAATGTGATGGAAAAAGAACTGATGCATATGATGGTTTGGATACAGATGAATTTATGTTTACATACAGTCAGTGATGCTCATTGGAGTTGGAATAATTGAGATAGATGGactgcacaatttttttttaaactgatcATTCTCTTTTGGTTCCTGTAGATTTTCTGCGAATTTGATTGGGAGTTAGATGAGCTTGAGGTACAGAATTAGCCTTTTTATATTTGCATTCTAGTATATCTAAGACTGCTACAGTTGTGAAGTTGTAATAATGTTGTCTCCTCACTTCAGtttattttatacaaatatTATTATAGTGATGCCAATTATCCCATTCCTGGGTGATTTTGTGCCCAACATTGAGTTTCTGCAGATTTTTCTCCTTTCCTTTGATCTTGGGATTACTATTCCATTTGATGGACTTGTTCCCTAAATTGTTTCCCCTTGCATTGATTTTATGATTGAGTTTTGTTTGCTTACATTATTTGCAACTTACTGAATTGCACCTATAATTTGTAGGAGTTCACGGACAAGCTGATCCAGGAGGAGGAATTGGCTGAAGATCAGAAGGATGCCTTCAaggtaaaaaactaaaaatgaatgatatatgaacaactaattatttttctctctctataagCCTTTACTTGGGGTTTGAgctgatgcttttttttttgtcttacaGGAGTTTGTTAAGGAGAAAGTTCGAGAAGCGAAGAAAGCTAATCGTGAGGTAGTTTATCTGGCAGATACAGTTGCAAGTTTCTCTGTTTTAGGAGCATAAACTCTGTTGAGCAGTTTTACTAATTCCATCTTTTGTAGGCAAGGGAAGCCCGGAAAAAAGCCCTTGAAGAGATGACTGAGGAAAGTAAGGCAGCGTTTGAGAATATGAGGTTTTACAAGTTCTACCCTGTACAAACACCAGATTCTCCTGATGTATCGAGTGTTAAggtaaatttttgaaaatcattgctctatttattaaaaaaatgctagGATTGCTGAACTATTATTAGAACCTTTTCTTGTCAAAGCAGCCTTGCCTTAACCTGCAAAACTGATGGTTTTGAgtaataataatttctcatgTCTtacttttatttgtattttctagAATAAGGTCACCAGCTGTTGGtccaaatgaaaattatttctcccATAAGAATGGGTGAAGGGTGAGATTGTTGGTTTAAAACCCACTGGGTGTATACAActtgccaataaaaaaaaacccttattaCCAGAATAAATGTCTTTAATCTGTATAGAGATGTATTGCATGCTGACAAAGCATGTAAGGTCAAGATGCATTTGTTGTTAACTCTACCTTTTACAACTTGTTGTAGTCATACCAGTTTGTGGTCATTTTGACTGTGATGTTTCTAGTTGTTTATATGGGCTTGAATGTGTTAATCTGATGGAGTAGGATGATTTCTGTTTGACTTGGTGCACTTAGCTGAATTTTTACTAGTCATGGTTTAGCAAAAGTTTGCTATTTGGTAATTCATTTTGTGAATGATTGAATCAGTTGATTGAGTTTGTCTTAACCTGGAGGATTTTATTAAAGGTTTGAACTTTAGGATTCTATGAAGGTTTTacttattcaaaaaaagaaaagaaaaggtttctATGAAGGCTTCAACTCTCTAAAAGGTTGTACCCAGTGCACAGTGTTTCCACTTTTGCAGGGTTTGGGAGAAATGATTGGTCTACAGTTttatctccaattttttttttttttgggggggtggagATTGATTCCCAGACTTGAACCCATGATCTGTTGGCACTTGCCATTGCAGCAAGGCCCGACCTTTCAGGTTTCAACTTTCTAGTCAGGCCCTTTACAGAAGAATACAGAAAACTGCATTCTTTTGTATTCTTAGTCTTTAGAAACAGAAAAAAGTATTCCGGTCACAGCATCGAGTTGTGGCCTTATTTTGTAGGAGTGCATTAAGTTTTAACCACTCCTGATCCTGCCTCCTTTCTTGCATGCCaaagaagaaatataaaatagaagaaaagggGCCTCTAAAATTGCTATTCATGCTTTAATCGTACATAACAGAGTTTGGGCATAAAATAATCTTAGAACCTGAACATCTGATATGACAATTCACTTCAGTGTCTACTATAAGCGTGCTTACATGATGCTGTTAACATAGTCAAATCTTCTGTTCCTTTCCCTCTTGTCCTAATTAAATGTGAAATTGGTGCTTACTGCATATATTATTCTTTAAGGATAATTGGCCAAAAGAACACTTTAAATGAATGACTCAAGCTTTCAGTGTTCATGTATTTCTCAAACTTGAActccttttaaattatttgcTTCAATTTGTGTGGTTTTAGTAGGACCAAATAAACATTATCTCAGATGAAGCTTGTATTCTCTGATACTAAATATCTGGCTACCTGGCTTGACAAAAGTTTACTGActgttcttattttttttccctctaaaaaaaaagttatgtttcttttttaatatagttttttctctttattgtgGAAGCTTGGGGTCTTAGAATTTATATACACTTGAAATATAAAGGCTAAAGTATACTTTTGACtttactttttaaagttttcattttaactacttataaaaaaattcattcaattCTTTATGTTTGATTCCATTTTCATATTGGTGTTGTCGTTCATTTTCATTAGTAATCTGACTGTTACATGCTCTTCGTTTTCAACTATTTCATGGAATACTATCACCAAAATGCAGTGGAATGTAGGAATTTTATTGTTGTAGtggaaaaaacatattttggaTGGTCATATATGAAgtgtcaaaataa includes these proteins:
- the LOC115973524 gene encoding protein HEAT INTOLERANT 4-like, producing FWLVNLFWIPVLQVVSPFPPSDKIGINSVQREAEEIIPMKQMKMDWVPYIPLEDRDSQVDRLKSQIYILRCTQRRAALKHLKIDRLKKYEYCLPYFYQPFKEDELEQSTEVQIIFPVEPKPIFCEFDWELDELEEFTDKLIQEEELAEDQKDAFKEFVKEKVREAKKANREAREARKKALEEMTEESKAAFENMRFYKFYPVQTPDSPDVSSVKAPFINRYYGKAHEIL